A window of Polaromonas hydrogenivorans contains these coding sequences:
- the hisA gene encoding 1-(5-phosphoribosyl)-5-[(5-phosphoribosylamino)methylideneamino]imidazole-4-carboxamide isomerase — MLLIPAIDLKDGHCVRLKQGDMDQSTIFSEDPAAMARNWVNKGARRLHLVDLNGAFAGKPKNEAAIKRILAEVGNEIDVQLGGGIRDLDTIERYLDAGLRYVIIGTAAVKNPGFLQDACTAFGGHIIVGLDAKDGRVATDGWSKLTGHEVVDLAKKFQDYGVESIIYTDIGRDGMLSGINIQATVKLAQALTIPVIASGGLSNMADIDALCAVEDEGVQGVICGRSIYSGDLDFEAAQERADELNG; from the coding sequence ATGCTACTCATTCCCGCGATTGACCTCAAAGACGGTCACTGCGTCCGCCTGAAACAAGGCGACATGGACCAGTCCACCATTTTCAGTGAAGACCCGGCGGCCATGGCGCGCAACTGGGTTAACAAGGGCGCCAGACGCCTGCACCTGGTGGACCTGAACGGCGCATTTGCAGGCAAGCCCAAAAATGAAGCGGCCATCAAGCGCATTCTGGCGGAAGTGGGCAATGAGATTGATGTGCAACTGGGCGGTGGCATTCGCGACCTGGACACCATCGAGCGCTACCTCGATGCCGGCCTGCGCTACGTCATCATCGGCACCGCCGCTGTGAAGAATCCGGGCTTCCTGCAGGACGCCTGCACCGCCTTTGGCGGCCACATCATCGTCGGGCTGGACGCCAAAGACGGCCGCGTCGCCACCGACGGCTGGAGCAAGCTGACCGGGCATGAAGTGGTGGACTTGGCCAAGAAATTCCAGGACTACGGCGTCGAGTCCATCATCTACACCGACATCGGCCGCGATGGCATGCTCAGCGGCATCAACATCCAGGCCACCGTCAAGCTCGCGCAGGCGCTGACGATTCCGGTGATCGCTTCGGGCGGCCTGTCGAACATGGCTGACATCGACGCGTTGTGCGCCGTCGAAGACGAGGGCGTGCAGGGCGTGATCTGCGGCCGCTCGATCTACAGCGGCGACCTGGACTTTGAAGCGGCTCAAGAGCGCGCTGACGAACTCAACGGCTAG